One stretch of Bordetella avium DNA includes these proteins:
- a CDS encoding GNAT family N-acetyltransferase yields the protein MNLNLLIRDSAETDLDPIQAIYAHHVLHGTSSFELDPPGIHDIFQRRAAVLAQGLPYLVAERDGEIVGYAYATLYRPRAAYRHTCEDSVYVREGRHGLGIGRGLLDTLVARCAAAGWRQMLAVVGDNNPASLALHARCGFEVAGTLKAVGYKHGQWRDTTFMQRTLGDGAHTPPPHHA from the coding sequence GTGAACCTGAACCTCCTGATCCGCGACAGCGCGGAAACTGATCTTGATCCGATACAGGCTATTTACGCGCACCACGTGTTGCACGGCACCTCCTCCTTCGAGTTGGACCCTCCGGGCATCCACGACATTTTCCAGCGACGCGCCGCAGTGCTGGCCCAGGGTCTGCCTTATCTGGTGGCCGAACGTGACGGAGAAATCGTGGGCTACGCCTATGCCACGCTCTACCGCCCACGAGCGGCTTACCGCCATACCTGCGAAGACTCGGTCTATGTACGAGAAGGCCGTCATGGCCTGGGCATAGGGCGCGGCCTGCTCGATACGCTGGTGGCGCGATGCGCGGCGGCCGGATGGCGTCAGATGCTGGCCGTGGTCGGCGATAACAACCCAGCCTCATTGGCGCTGCACGCGCGCTGCGGGTTCGAAGTGGCAGGCACCCTGAAAGCCGTTGGCTATAAACATGGCCAGTGGCGGGATACCACTTTCATGCAGCGTACGCTGGGCGACGGCGCGCACACCCCGCCGCCTCATCACGCCTGA
- the queC gene encoding 7-cyano-7-deazaguanine synthase QueC, with the protein MQNHQRRALVLFSGGQDSTTCLAWALDRYAHVETVAFDYGQRHRIELDARLNVLREIRGRFPAWAARLGQDHLLDLKVLGQVGDTAMTSDRAIEMQANGLPNTFVPGRNLLFLTLAAALGYRRQLDVLVGGMCETDFSGYPDCRDDTMKAQQVALSLGLGSRVTIETPLMWLDKADTWALADSLGGESLVQTIVEESHTCYVGERGQRHDWGYGCGECPACVLRKAGWSRWAERAPR; encoded by the coding sequence ATGCAAAATCATCAACGCCGCGCCCTGGTTCTGTTTTCCGGCGGCCAGGATTCCACCACCTGTCTGGCCTGGGCCCTGGATCGCTATGCCCATGTCGAGACCGTCGCTTTCGACTATGGCCAGCGCCACCGTATCGAGCTGGACGCCCGCTTGAATGTGCTGCGCGAGATCCGTGGCCGTTTTCCCGCCTGGGCGGCGCGTTTGGGCCAAGACCATCTGCTGGATTTGAAAGTGCTCGGTCAGGTTGGCGATACGGCCATGACCAGTGATCGGGCCATCGAAATGCAGGCCAATGGCCTGCCCAATACTTTTGTGCCGGGGCGCAACCTGCTGTTTCTGACCCTGGCGGCCGCGCTGGGCTACCGCCGCCAGCTCGATGTGCTGGTGGGCGGCATGTGCGAAACCGATTTCTCGGGCTACCCAGATTGCCGCGATGACACCATGAAGGCGCAACAGGTTGCACTCAGCCTGGGGCTGGGTTCGCGCGTCACGATAGAAACGCCGCTCATGTGGCTGGACAAGGCCGACACCTGGGCCCTGGCCGATAGCCTGGGCGGCGAATCCCTGGTGCAAACCATCGTCGAAGAAAGCCACACCTGCTATGTGGGGGAGCGTGGCCAGCGTCACGATTGGGGTTATGGCTGCGGCGAGTGTCCGGCCTGCGTCTTGCGCAAGGCAGGATGGTCGCGCTGGGCGGAGCGCGCGCCGCGCTAA